The segment TTGTTCGGCTTTCAGCTTTTCTAACTGCTTAGCTTCCTTCCGTTTAACCCAGAAGACGCGAGCGCTTTCACCCAATAGGGAACGCATTGGTTTAGATAGCAAGAATCTTGTACCATGCCAAGCCATGACAGCTAAAATAATGCGCCCTTTAATATGACCACTACCTTCACCGGCCCAATTTACATAATCGAGCTCGATGTTCTCAGCTTGTTCAGGCCAAATGCTGTACAGCATAGATGCGATAATCCCCATACGATATGGGTCACCAATACCAAATCGACCTTCTATGGCCACATCGCGTGGTTTAGAGTGGTCATAGCATCGCTTCGAAACAAGGAATAACTGGTGCCATAATTCTGTATTTTGTACATGTTTCATGAACCAGAATGTAGGAATTTTAGACTTAAATGATGCTACCGGATCGTTTGGATCTGGTTTTTCAAAACGATGTTTAACCGTCGTTTTGAGGTCTTTCACCTTCGTAAATACCTTTTCCTTGATAGAACCGTCACTGTTGAAAGTAACGCGGCTCACTGTTTCGTCATCGCTTTTTATATGGGATGTTGGATCTTGCTGAATGGAGTCATACCGATCAGCTCGAGCCTGTGCATCCATATCCTTAGAAGCTTGTTCAGGACGTTCAATGCGTTCATTTGGATTTTCAGATCTACCAGCCCCCGGTGATTCTTCATCATCAAAGGTAATGTCAGAACGTTGAGAGCTCTTCAAATCTTCAAAGCTAGTACCACTAGAGCTTGCAGAAGGACCTTGTCCGCCCCCTTGCATCGCCTTCGCAAAAGCTTCTGTTTGAGACATTTCATCGTCTTCGTCCACAACTTTTTGGTATTCTTCGTCTACGCGATTTTCAAGCCATTCTTCATAGTCTTTCACAGGACCAATCTTGAGCATACCCAAAATATATAATTCCTTAAAAAATGGTTTGTCCTGCAAATATGCTAGATGCAGTGAAAATACACGCCACAGCCATTTGACGCGCACCTCGCCTCGATATGGCGAGCGTCCGTTAATTTCGATGCTATATGTGATTGGTGTCAGTAGGATAATCAAGATGAGTGCTGCAATGATGGCCACAATAACGAGGGCCACAATAGCCACTGTACTCAACCACATCACCTCCTTAGGTGTACCTATGATTAGTTTTCAATACCTTTTCGAGCCATTACGCCTTGAAGGTAGTAATGTTTAACCTCTTTCATTTCCGTTACAAGGTCTGCCTCGTCGATTAATTCTTGAGGAGCCCCACGGCCCGTAAATACGAGTTCCGTTTCTGGATGACGAGCATCGAGCAAAGCCTTTGTTTTATCCCATGTAATAAGTTCAAAGAAAAGCGCCATGTTGTATTCATCAAGAACGACGAGATCGTACTCCCCACTGCTAATAGCAGCCAGTGCGCGTTCGTAGCCTTTTTCAATGAGCGCTACATAGTCTTTTGGCGGATTACCGGATTCAAAGACAACGACTTCATCGCCCCATTTAGCGAGTTCATCCTTGCTTTTCATCCCTTCTTTGATGATAAAGAATGGTTTGCCCACGGTTTCTAAGGTTAAATTCTGTAAGGTAGGTAAAATAGTATGTTCACTATATACTTTAGATTTCATAAATTGCAAAAAGAGGACTTTCTTGCCAGCACCGATGGCACGGATAGCTAGACCGATAGCAGCGGTCGTTTTGCCCTTGCCTTCGCCGGTATAAACTTGTACATAGGCCTTCATAGATATACCTCCGTTCATATACTTTTATTTTACAATATATATATGCAAAAATAAAGAAAAAGAACTTGCTATTAGTGCATTTACACGCATAACAAGTTCTTTTTTCTATGAATTATGTTTTATTTTAGTTACTAATTGGTAAGAAGATCATAGGATCTGTAGGAGATCCATTGAGTCGTACCTCGTAGTGAACGTGAGCGCCTGTACTTTTACCAGTACTGCCCATCAAGGCGATTGTTTGACCTTGTTTTACGCTCATACCTACAGTTACCAATACAGCACTATTATGGCCATAACGCGTTACGAAGCCATTGCCGTGATCGATTTCAACGAGGTTACCATAACCGCCTTCTGTATAACCTGCAAAGGTTACAACGCCCGCAGCTGTTGCCACAATTGGTGTACCATAGTCATCCGCAATATCTACCCCTTCGTGGAATGCACCAATAGCGCCCGTTACAGGGTCCACACGGCTACCAAACGGAGAGGTAATAACACCCTTGCTCGGCCAGATACTTGGTGTAGTGTTATTCGTAACACCACCAGAACCAGCAGAGAAGTTAATGGATTGCATAGCCATAAGGTCTTGCGCCCCACCATCACGAAGAATATTACGCATTGTATAGAAGCTAACTAGCAATTTTTGTGCGTCCTTGTCCATTTTGGACAGACGAGCTGATAATTGTGCCGCTTTTAGCGTCTTTACTTCGCTTTCATCAGCGGCTGGCTGCTTTGGGTCGCTACCGTCCCCGCCACCTTGAGATGGTGTGCCAGATTCAGCGCCCTTCAGCATTTGCTTGTTTTCTTCGCTAATTTGATTTAAGTTTTGAATTTTCTTATCTAAAACATCTGTCTTTTGTTGTAACAATTTTAGCTGTTCAGATTGTAATTGTGTCTGTTGACGTAATTGCACAACCTCAGCTTGGCGCACGATGCCCCAAATGCCGAGAACCAATGCAGCGATAATTATAATAGAGCTTACAATAGCTGCAACCTTCGCTTGCTTGGTTGTTAATGTCAATATGCAGTTGTCACCATTTCTTTCAACTTTGTTTGAAATAAATGCCGGTACTTTCAATACAAACCTTCCTTATTTAGAAACGATGGCGCTCGTTAACGCTTCCTCATTGGTGCGCTCGCCCAACGCTTCGTTCAAACTCTCTAATTCTTCTTGTGAAAGACTTACGAGACTTTTACCTTTCACAATAGGTTTACTAAAAATACGGGATTCGCTACGACCGTAAATACTGGAGATACAGATACCGTTATTATTGCCATCAAGTAATGTAAGCGCAAAAGACAAATCATTACCGATATTTTCAAAGGCATTATATTTAACAAAGCCAATTTTTTGTATCGTATTGCTTTGAATATTGCGGATCGCCGCTTGTTCGGTCATCATAGTCTCAAGACCTTTTGCAGCATCGCGAATTTCGCTAACCTCAACAGATAATTTACGTTCTAGGCTCGCACCATTGTCCCCTTGCATAAAGAAATCATATTTCTTTTTAAGGCTCCCTAAGCGAATGTGCAAGATTACACAATACACTAACAACGCTATTACAAGGATAATGGTCGCCATGCCAATCCACGGTTGAATCGATTCGAACATGTATATTCCTTCCTATACAATCATTCAAACTCCAACACTTAATTATACCATTCTTATTGTGAAAGTTAAATGACTGTATACAATTTAATTTAATATGTGTAATTATAGATTAATTATATCTACCCTTTTATTTCGTCAATAAATGGGCTTATCGCTCGTTCTAGTATACCATGTAGAGCCGCTATGAGTACACCGTAATTTACGATTGGTGTGCCTTGTACAACGGCACATTCAATGCGTCGTAACACCTCGCGGCGTGTGAGCATACAAGCACCACAATGAATGATTAAATCATACTGGGATACATCTTTTGGGAAGGCGCCCCCACTAGTAAATTCTAGCTGTAAATCTGTATGACCTTGCTTCTTAAGAAGATTAGGAATCTTTACAGTACCAATATCATCACATTGGCGGCGATGTGTACAACCTTCACTGATAAGCACCTTAGAGCCTGCTTTCAAATTCTTAATCGCTTCTACACCAGCTACTAAATCTTGTAATTTGCCCTTGAAACGGGCCATCAAAATAGAGAATGATGTCAACGGAATTGTATCAGGTGTTAACTCATCGACGCGATCAAAAGCTTGCGAGTCACAGATAACCATCTTTGGTGGATATTTAAGAGAATTAATCATAGCAGGCAATTCTTCTGTTTGGCATACTAACGCTAAGCCTTTATAATCCAATATTTCACGAATAGTTTGAACTTGTGGCAAAATAAGGCGGCCCTTTGGCGCTGCACTGTCGATAGGACATACAAGAATTATGGTATCTCCCTCTTCTACTAGGCCTTGTAATAGAGTTTGATCTCCTTCTACATCAAGTGGTGTTAACCCACCCAAGAGATCAAGTAATTCTAAACGTTTAGCTTTAGATGTAAAATCAGCAGAACCAATGACAGTAGCTAATTCAGATAATCCCTTATGAGTTTCTACATAAGTAGATACATCTGTTTTATTTTCTATGTTGTTTTCTTTGTCATTTTCTTTGTCATTTTCTTGGTCAATTTCTGCATTGATTTCATTTATAAATAATGCAATAGGCACATTGTTTTGTTTTAAAAGCCCTAACCAATGCATATCATCAGCAGTTGGTTCTTCATCGGTACGAAGTACATAAACAGCGAGATTAATCTTTTTCACAACCTCTTCTGTTTTCTCCATCCGCAATGTACCTAATTCAGTTGTATCGTCTATACCAGCTGTATCGGTAATTACTACAGGTCCTAGTGGCAAAATCTCCATGGATTTACTCACTGGGTCTGTCGTTGTTCCTGCCACCTCAGATACAAGGGATACAGGCTGATCTGTTAACATATTAATCAATGTAGACTTACCAGCGTTACAACGACCAAAAAAGCCGATATGCACGCGGTTTGCTTTAGGTGTTTGTTCCATAGTCTATCCTTGTTACTTAACGTTTATATTTATTACAAAATATAGTTAATCATCTTACAACATGTATTAGTACGTATTAGTACGTATTAGTATGTATTATGATGTATTATAATGTATTATGTTCTACTAAGTTATCTTACAATATTATTATAACTAAATAAAATACCTTATATACAGTAAAAGCGCAGTCCGTAGACTACGCTTTTACCGTGGATTGTAAATTGTATTTACATTATACAGAATTGTTATCGGTTTGTCATTACTAAATTCACATAATTCGATTCGAATTTAAGTATATCAATTATACTCTAAATTCTACTGTTTCAGTATCGTCTGTATTATCTTGACCATCCATAAAAGCAATGAGACGTTCTAATTCTGCTTCAGAGGAGAAGGCAATTTCAATCTTACCTTGAACCTTTTTACCAGCACGGAATTTAATATTTACAGGAGATCCTAAGCTTAGTTTTAAACGGTCCATAAGAGCACGTACCTCTGCAGTACTTTGCGGCTTAGCAGCCTTTGCTTTAGGTGTCTTATTTTGCATAGACTTCACAAGAGCCTCTGCTTGACGAGCACTTAACTCGCCCTCTTTAATACGTTCAGCAGCTTCAATTTGTTGCGCTGCACTACGCAATGCCAACAATGGACGCGCTTGACCCACTGTTAAGTCACCTTCGATGAGATCTTTTTGTACAGAATCACATAGTTTTAACAAACGAACCATATTTGCAATATAAGAACGACTGCGACCTAGTCGAGCAGAAATCATTTCTTGAGTTTGTTTATACGTATCCATTAAACCTTGGTATGCCAAAGCTTCTTCAATTGGATCTAAGCCTTCACGTTGTAGATTTTCAACGAGGGCCACTTCTGTCATCTCTTCTGTATTATATTTCTTTACAATAACTGGTACAGTCTCAAGACCTGCAATGATAGCAGCACGGTAACGACGTTCACCAGCTACGATTTGGTATTTATTCTTTTGTTTACGTACTACAATTGGTTGAAAAATACCAAGATTTTTAATAGATTCAGCTAATGTTGCCAAACTATCTTCATCAAAACTTTTACGAGGTTGATCTGCATTAGGAACTAACTCGGAGATTGGTAGTTCGTGAATCTCCTTTTCAGGCAATACAGACTCTACCGTATCTACCTTCATTAAATTTCCAAGGCCCTTCCCCAAGCCGGATGATTTACTTTTCTTACTTTTTACTTCTCTAGGCATAACTAACCTCTCTCACCTTACATAGTGACTATATATCAATTTGTAACACTCAATTATTTAATAGCCAAGGTATTAGTCTAGTCATTTTAACTATTTAACTAAACAAAGAGCTATCTATTCAACTAAACAATTAGCTATCTATTTAACTATTGAACTGTTTATTTAACTTTTGAAGCTTTAATCACTTCTTTAGCTAGTTTAGTATATACGTCCGCCCCTTTAGATTTTGGATCATATACGATAATAGGTTCACCATAACTTGGAGCTTCGCTAAGACGTACATTACGTGGAATAATAGTCTTATATACTTTATTGCCAAAGAATTTTTTCACTTCATCGGCAACTTGAATAGATAAATTTGTACGACCATCAAACATAGTTAACAAAACGCCTTCAATTTCAAGGTCTTTATTAGATGTTTGTTGCACAATTGTTATAGTTTTTACTAATTGACTAACCCCTTCTAACGCGTAGAATTCACTTTGAATCGGAATTAGTACGCTATCTGCCGCTGTAAAGGCATTTAATGTTAGCAAACCAAGGGATGGCGGACAGTCAATAATGATAAAATCATATTCGTCACGTACGGGTGCCAATGCTTTTTTCAACATTGTTTCACGTGAAACAACTGAAACAAGTTCCACTTCTGCACCAGCTAATTGAATTGTTGCAGGCGCTACAAATAGCTTTTTAAGCATTGTAGGCTGAACAATATCAGCAATAAGTTCACCATCGATTAGAACATCGTGTACACAGAGTTCTAAATCATCTTTTTCAATACCTAAACCAGAGCTAGCATTACCTTGTGGATCTAAATCAACAAGCAATACTTTTTTACCAGCATCAGCCAAACAAGCGCTTAAATTCACGGATGTCGTCGTCTTACCAACACCGCCTTTTTGATTAGTAATAGCTATCACTTTGCCCACTTAATTCACCTCACATGTTCGTTCAAAATATTTCTTTTTAATTATAACATAAAACAACGATAATTACGGTAATTACAAATCAAATTCTCGAAAAACATCTATAATTTTATCTATTAAACACATCATTTAATAATATACATAATCAAATATTAGCAAACAATATAATTTAACCTCATTTTGTATTTTCAAAATTCTTAATAAAAATCCTAATTGTTTCACGTGAAACAATTTACTTTTAATTTTTTAAAACGATTTTGAGTTAAATATATACATAAATGTTTCACGTGAAACATTTATGTATAATCAAAAATTAACAACTTGCTCCGTATATAATTCTAGCAAAAAAAATTATGTTAAAAAATTAAGCTTGGTATATAAATATATCCCAACTAATTAAAATTACACAAAATTTTTTCACGCATATTTTGCTTTAAAAACAACTAAAAAATGCAATTAAATTTATTAAATTAAATAAGCCAATAAAAATATCTAAGTTAGCAAAACAACTGATCGCAAAATTTAATTAAACGTTTCAACTAATAATTAAAAATCAACACCAAAACAAAATTTAATATACTGAGTAAAATTTACAAACAAAACGATTAAATTGTTTCACATGAAACAATCTAATATAAAGTAGTAAGATTATTAAGTAAATATAACAGCGCAAAGTCTCTATAATATTATCATTAATAACTTTTAGGATTAAAATGCAATTTGATATAGCTTCAAGTTATATCAATACACTATTAAATTATATGAGAATACAGGCCCTATATGCTTTGACAGGCATTATGGATATCTATATACTATTAAATAGATAGTAATTATATTTATAGGCGTAAAAATAGATAAATCTTGAGATTAATCTAATCTATAAACAATATACTAATGATTAAGTACACGCTCTACGGATACGCAGAGCTTTTTATTTTGAAAAGGAGGCGTTTCCATGCCCATTTATAACGGAATGCTTCCTGCCATCGATAAAGCAGAAGTAAAACGATACGCAGGACTTCGTCATGCAGAGGATTTTCCACAACAATATGTGGACGAAGCATGTAAAGAAATTCAGTTATTAGCTACACCTAAAGGTGTATATCAAGAATATGATTATGATGCAGAAACAAAGACAATTTTGAGCAATCCACCGCTTAAGATTGAAGGTTCCATCATTGAAAAACACTTAGAAAAGTCTACAAAAGTCTATGTATTAGGCGTGACAGTAGGTGAAGATGTAGAAATCCGCAGTGAACAACTTTTTAAACAAGGTAATTATACTGTAGGATTACTATTAGATGCAGCGGCTACCACAGCAGTAGAACAAGTAGCTGATCAAGTTAATGAAGTTATCAATACCATCGCTAAAAAACAAGGTTATAAAGCAACATGGCGCTTTAGTCCTGGTTACGGTAACTGGCCATTAGAAATTCAGCCTCAATTAGCTAAAATTATTAAAACAGAGATGATTGGTTTGCAAGTAACGGAGAACTATTTATTGTTCCCACGTAAATCTGTAACAGCTATTATTGGCTTAATGCCAGCTGACCAAGATATTAATACAAAGCGTGGTTGCACATCTTGTTCCCAAAAGGATTGTGCATCTCGTAAATTGCCAGAGAAGGCATCGGTTACCACTAATAACGAAGGAGAAGAGGGCCGTAGTAAAACAACAGCTGAAGTCTCTGGTATTGCTATGAAAGGCCAACCAACAGAATAATGTTTCACGTGAAACATTTCAAAATTTAGGATGATAAAGGAAGATATTTATGTATATATTTGATGGTGCTATGGGCACAATGCTTCAAGCTGCAGGCTTGGAAGAGGGCTATTGTCCAGAATTATTTAACGTAGAAAAACCAGAAGTAGTAAAGAATATTCACGCTCAATACTTACAACATGGCAGTGATGTTATTACTACAAATACATTCGGTGCTTGTGGTCTTAAGTTAGAAGATTACGACTTACAAGATCGCGTAAGAGAAATCAATATTGCAGCTGTAAAAGTTGCAAAAGAAGCTATTGCAGAGGTTAAACCATCTGCTCGAGTGGCTGGTTCTATGGGTCCTACAGGTCGTTTCTTGCAACCATTAGGCAATATGAGCTTTGACTCTATTTATGACACATACCGTGAACAAGCAGATGCATTGATTGAAGGTGGTGTAGATTTCATTATCATTGAAACTATCATCGACGTACAAGAAATGCGTGCCGCTTTATTAGCATCTCTTGATGCTCGTGAAGCAGCAGGGAAGACAAAAGAAGATGTACAAATTATCTGTCAGTTTTCTTTCAGTGAAGACGGCCGTACTATTACAGGTACACCGCCAGCAGTTGCAACTACTATCGTAGAAGCAATGGGTGCTGATATAATCGGTATCAACTGTTCTCTTGGACCTGAACAAATCACACCACTCATTGAGGAAATCGCTAGCGTTACAAACTTACCAATTAGCTGCCAACCAAATGCAGGCATGCCACAATTAATCAATAAACAAACTGTATTCCCACTTACAGCAGAAGAAATGGGTCCATTGATGCTTCCAATCGTAGATGCAGGTGCAAGCTATGTAGGTGGTTGCTGTGGTACAACACCAGCTCATATCCAATCTATTTCCGACGCTGTAAAAGCACATACACCTAAAGAACGTGCTCATATTGAACCTAAAACAATCATTACAAGCCGTACTAAATTGTTGGAATTAGGTCATCACACAAAACCGCTTATCATCGGTGAACGTATCAATCCTACAGGCCGTAAAGTGCTTGCTCAAGAATTACGCGATGGCTCTTTCATCCGCGTAAAACGCGATGCGTTAGACCAAGTAGAAGCAGGTGCCGACATCCTCGACGTAAACATGGGCGTAGCAGGCATGGACCAAACTCCATTGATGGAGCGTGCGATTTTCGAATTATCCATGCTCGTTGAAACTCCATTATCCATCGATACATTGGATCCAGCAGCTATGGAAGTAGCGCTTAAAAACTATCCAGGTCGCGCTCTTATCAACTCCGTAAATGGGGAAGAGGAGTCTATCACACACGTTATGCCATTGGCTAAACGTTATGGTGCTGCTTTGCTTTGCTTGCCAATCTGCAGTGGCGACTTACCTGAAAAAGCAGAAGACCGCATTGCTTTAGCTGAAAGCATTGTAAATCGTGCCTATGGCTATGGTCTTCAACCACACGACTTATTACTTGATCCATTAGTATTAACACTTGCTAGCGGTGAAGATAGTGCACGCCAAACATTGCGTACATTACAGTTATATAAAGAGAAATTTGGCTTCCCAACAGTAATGGGCTTGTCTAACATCTCCTTCGGTATGCCACAACGCCCTTACTTGAACGGCCAATTCTTAACAATGGCTTTGGCTTGTGGTTTAACAACACCAATTATGAACCCTCTAAACTATCCAGCGAAAAAAGCGTTTGTTTCTAGCACTACATTATTAGGTTGGGATCCAGGTTCTACTCAATTCATCAAAGAATACGGTTATGAAGACGAAACAAGTGCTCCTGGTAACGCTGCTCCAAAAGGTCCTGAAAAGAAATCTTTCGACAGCAATGATCCACTCGCTAATATCCGTGCTTGCGTAGAGCAAGGGGAAAAAGAGGCTATTATAGATCTTGTTAAAAAAGCCTTAGCAGATGGCATTGATCCATTGGACCTTACTAAAAAAGGTCTTTCTGAAGCGATGAACGTAGTAGGGGACAAGTTCGGTTCTGGTAAATTATTCTTGCCACAAGTAATGCTTGCTGCTGAAACAATGCAGGCTGCTTTCAACACGATTAAAGAAATCATTCCTGCTAGTGAAAGTTTAGATAAAGGCACAGTTGTTGTAGCAACAGTTAAAGGCGACATCCACGATTTAGGTAAAAATATCGTAGCGGCCTTACTTGAAAACAATGGTTATAAAATCGTTGACCTCGGTAAAGACGTTGATCCAGAAGTCATCGTTCAAGCTATTAAGGACAACAAGGCGGCTCTCGTTGGTATCTGTTCCTTGATGACTACAACAATGCCTCAAATCGATAATACTGTTGCAGCTATCCGCGCTGCAGGCCTTAATACTAAGGTCATGGTTGGTGGTGCCGTAGTATCTCAAGAATACGCAGATCAAGCGGGCGCAGATATCTACGCTAAAGACGGCATCGCTGCCGTTAACCACGCAAATGATTACTTTGAGACATTAGAAAAATAATTTCTGATTTACATGACACAAAACAAGGTGAAAGCTCAGCTTAAAAACTTATTTTAATGGTGACAACCACTTAAAGGATTAAACAAGATAAGCTTTCACCATATGTATAGATCAAGAGGTACATGATGACATTAAGAGAGAAACATCAACAAGGGAAATTCACCATCACTGTTGAATTAGACCCACCAAAGAGCAGTTCTGCTCAAAAGGTATTTGACCAAGCATCGCGTTTGAAAGGGAAAGTAGATGCTATTAACATCGCTGACAGCCCTATGTCTAAGATGCGTATGAGCCCAATTTCCTTGTCCTATTTGTTACAACATAACGAAGGCATTGAAACTATCTTCCACCTTACATGCCGTGACCGTAACATCATCGGCTTACAATCCGAATTACTAGGCGCTGCAGCACTGGGCGTAAATAATATCTTAACCCTTACTGGTGACAAACCAGATAATGGGGATCACCCATTTGCACAATCCGTATTTGAAGTAGACTGCATGGGCTTGCTCAATATCGCTAAAACATTAAATGCTGGTAAGGACTTGGCAGGTAATGATTTAGATGAGCCTACAAACTTCTACA is part of the Veillonella nakazawae genome and harbors:
- a CDS encoding cob(I)yrinic acid a,c-diamide adenosyltransferase; this encodes MKAYVQVYTGEGKGKTTAAIGLAIRAIGAGKKVLFLQFMKSKVYSEHTILPTLQNLTLETVGKPFFIIKEGMKSKDELAKWGDEVVVFESGNPPKDYVALIEKGYERALAAISSGEYDLVVLDEYNMALFFELITWDKTKALLDARHPETELVFTGRGAPQELIDEADLVTEMKEVKHYYLQGVMARKGIEN
- a CDS encoding M23 family metallopeptidase; protein product: MKVPAFISNKVERNGDNCILTLTTKQAKVAAIVSSIIIIAALVLGIWGIVRQAEVVQLRQQTQLQSEQLKLLQQKTDVLDKKIQNLNQISEENKQMLKGAESGTPSQGGGDGSDPKQPAADESEVKTLKAAQLSARLSKMDKDAQKLLVSFYTMRNILRDGGAQDLMAMQSINFSAGSGGVTNNTTPSIWPSKGVITSPFGSRVDPVTGAIGAFHEGVDIADDYGTPIVATAAGVVTFAGYTEGGYGNLVEIDHGNGFVTRYGHNSAVLVTVGMSVKQGQTIALMGSTGKSTGAHVHYEVRLNGSPTDPMIFLPISN
- a CDS encoding DUF4446 family protein — translated: MFESIQPWIGMATIILVIALLVYCVILHIRLGSLKKKYDFFMQGDNGASLERKLSVEVSEIRDAAKGLETMMTEQAAIRNIQSNTIQKIGFVKYNAFENIGNDLSFALTLLDGNNNGICISSIYGRSESRIFSKPIVKGKSLVSLSQEELESLNEALGERTNEEALTSAIVSK
- the hydF gene encoding [FeFe] hydrogenase H-cluster maturation GTPase HydF yields the protein MEQTPKANRVHIGFFGRCNAGKSTLINMLTDQPVSLVSEVAGTTTDPVSKSMEILPLGPVVITDTAGIDDTTELGTLRMEKTEEVVKKINLAVYVLRTDEEPTADDMHWLGLLKQNNVPIALFINEINAEIDQENDKENDKENNIENKTDVSTYVETHKGLSELATVIGSADFTSKAKRLELLDLLGGLTPLDVEGDQTLLQGLVEEGDTIILVCPIDSAAPKGRLILPQVQTIREILDYKGLALVCQTEELPAMINSLKYPPKMVICDSQAFDRVDELTPDTIPLTSFSILMARFKGKLQDLVAGVEAIKNLKAGSKVLISEGCTHRRQCDDIGTVKIPNLLKKQGHTDLQLEFTSGGAFPKDVSQYDLIIHCGACMLTRREVLRRIECAVVQGTPIVNYGVLIAALHGILERAISPFIDEIKG
- a CDS encoding ParB/RepB/Spo0J family partition protein: MPREVKSKKSKSSGLGKGLGNLMKVDTVESVLPEKEIHELPISELVPNADQPRKSFDEDSLATLAESIKNLGIFQPIVVRKQKNKYQIVAGERRYRAAIIAGLETVPVIVKKYNTEEMTEVALVENLQREGLDPIEEALAYQGLMDTYKQTQEMISARLGRSRSYIANMVRLLKLCDSVQKDLIEGDLTVGQARPLLALRSAAQQIEAAERIKEGELSARQAEALVKSMQNKTPKAKAAKPQSTAEVRALMDRLKLSLGSPVNIKFRAGKKVQGKIEIAFSSEAELERLIAFMDGQDNTDDTETVEFRV
- a CDS encoding ParA family protein — its product is MGKVIAITNQKGGVGKTTTSVNLSACLADAGKKVLLVDLDPQGNASSGLGIEKDDLELCVHDVLIDGELIADIVQPTMLKKLFVAPATIQLAGAEVELVSVVSRETMLKKALAPVRDEYDFIIIDCPPSLGLLTLNAFTAADSVLIPIQSEFYALEGVSQLVKTITIVQQTSNKDLEIEGVLLTMFDGRTNLSIQVADEVKKFFGNKVYKTIIPRNVRLSEAPSYGEPIIVYDPKSKGADVYTKLAKEVIKASKVK
- a CDS encoding methionine synthase; its protein translation is MPIYNGMLPAIDKAEVKRYAGLRHAEDFPQQYVDEACKEIQLLATPKGVYQEYDYDAETKTILSNPPLKIEGSIIEKHLEKSTKVYVLGVTVGEDVEIRSEQLFKQGNYTVGLLLDAAATTAVEQVADQVNEVINTIAKKQGYKATWRFSPGYGNWPLEIQPQLAKIIKTEMIGLQVTENYLLFPRKSVTAIIGLMPADQDINTKRGCTSCSQKDCASRKLPEKASVTTNNEGEEGRSKTTAEVSGIAMKGQPTE
- a CDS encoding homocysteine S-methyltransferase family protein, which translates into the protein MYIFDGAMGTMLQAAGLEEGYCPELFNVEKPEVVKNIHAQYLQHGSDVITTNTFGACGLKLEDYDLQDRVREINIAAVKVAKEAIAEVKPSARVAGSMGPTGRFLQPLGNMSFDSIYDTYREQADALIEGGVDFIIIETIIDVQEMRAALLASLDAREAAGKTKEDVQIICQFSFSEDGRTITGTPPAVATTIVEAMGADIIGINCSLGPEQITPLIEEIASVTNLPISCQPNAGMPQLINKQTVFPLTAEEMGPLMLPIVDAGASYVGGCCGTTPAHIQSISDAVKAHTPKERAHIEPKTIITSRTKLLELGHHTKPLIIGERINPTGRKVLAQELRDGSFIRVKRDALDQVEAGADILDVNMGVAGMDQTPLMERAIFELSMLVETPLSIDTLDPAAMEVALKNYPGRALINSVNGEEESITHVMPLAKRYGAALLCLPICSGDLPEKAEDRIALAESIVNRAYGYGLQPHDLLLDPLVLTLASGEDSARQTLRTLQLYKEKFGFPTVMGLSNISFGMPQRPYLNGQFLTMALACGLTTPIMNPLNYPAKKAFVSSTTLLGWDPGSTQFIKEYGYEDETSAPGNAAPKGPEKKSFDSNDPLANIRACVEQGEKEAIIDLVKKALADGIDPLDLTKKGLSEAMNVVGDKFGSGKLFLPQVMLAAETMQAAFNTIKEIIPASESLDKGTVVVATVKGDIHDLGKNIVAALLENNGYKIVDLGKDVDPEVIVQAIKDNKAALVGICSLMTTTMPQIDNTVAAIRAAGLNTKVMVGGAVVSQEYADQAGADIYAKDGIAAVNHANDYFETLEK
- a CDS encoding methylenetetrahydrofolate reductase, whose product is MTLREKHQQGKFTITVELDPPKSSSAQKVFDQASRLKGKVDAINIADSPMSKMRMSPISLSYLLQHNEGIETIFHLTCRDRNIIGLQSELLGAAALGVNNILTLTGDKPDNGDHPFAQSVFEVDCMGLLNIAKTLNAGKDLAGNDLDEPTNFYIGATGNPGAPDLEIERQKLAAKIKNGAHFVQTQPIYDLEQAKRYIDKMSEFDVPIMLGLIPLKSFKMATYLHEKVPGINLTQEILDRVEKGGKEAGTEIAIETLEQIKKIAAGVHIMPLNDIDTTLHIIDHV